The following are from one region of the Myxocyprinus asiaticus isolate MX2 ecotype Aquarium Trade chromosome 2, UBuf_Myxa_2, whole genome shotgun sequence genome:
- the iqgap1 gene encoding ras GTPase-activating-like protein IQGAP1, which yields MSTSDETDGFRPRYGSVLDGVERLTAEEMDERRQQNMAYEYLCHLEEAKRWIEACLNEDLPPTTELEEGLRNGVYLAKLGNFFAPSVVSLKRIYDREQTRYKATGLHFRHTDNIIQWLNAMTDKGLPKIFYPETTDIYDRKNMPRCIYCIHALSLYLFKLGLAPQITDLYGKVAFTEEEINNMKSELEKYNIQMPAFSKIGGILANELSVDEAALHAAVIAINEAIDQGVPEGTLAAMRNPNAMLLHLDESAAQHYQGTLFQAKTEKVASSRKRIGENSEAERDAYDELLTHAEIQGNISKVNLSKALNSAEQALLSGDEDKLYDALRSPALGLQSVQGQNKGWYLKQLLADRELKDQNAPGEPLTKEELQSGVEAANELAADYQKLLRAVERINAAIRKGVAEETVNELMNPDAQLPQVYPIAADLYQRELASLQQQSPEGSLSHPELLVAVEMLSSVVVINEALDVGDRQAVWKQLSSSVTGLSNVEDEYAQRYIDELIRLKAAAREEGSDYLSWNDIQACVDQVNSTIQEEHERIAAIGLINEALDEGDLQKTMAALQHPAAKLTDIDPSLAQHYYDILQEARREKAHECGDPSAVLWLDEIQDAILRANKDSEEALQFSRAIQSINEAVDNRDASKTLAALRSPAAGLYGVTPECAQTYQDDLYKIKEDKKKEGENGSEWMKHWVKGGHNYYYNLKTGQGTWDESADFVPNNTQLNKEEIQSVVSGVTTAYNREQLWLANESLIAKLQARCRGFLVRRGMKERLGFLESQEASVKCIQAHWKGFKERKKYKDRKQYLKDHTDDAVKIQSMVRMQQARKKYRDRLKYFRDHINDVVKIQAFIRANKARDDYKTLINADDPPMAVVRKFVHLLDHSDQDFQEELELMRLREEVITNIRSNQQLENDLNLMDIKIGLLVKNKITLQEVVSHSKKLTKKNKGELSNLMMMNKQKGGLKALSKEKREKLEAYQFLFYVLQTNPTYLAKLIFQMPQNKSTKFMDSVIFTLYNYASNQREEYLLLNLFKTALQEEIKSKVDQIQEIVTGNPTVIKMVVSFNRGARGQNALRQILAPVVKEIMDDKTLNIKTDPVDIYKSWVNQMESQTGEASKLPYDVTPEQAMSHEEVRTRLEASIKNMRTVTDKFLSAIIVSVDKIPYGMRFIAKTLKDTLHERFPDATEDELLKIVGNLLYYRYMNPAIVAPDAFDIIDLSAGGQLTTEQRRNLGSIAKMLQHAASNKMFLGDNAHLNPINEYLSNSYQKFRRFFLAACDVPSLEDKFNVDQYSDLVTLTKPVIYISIGEIINTHTLLLDHQDAIAPDHNDPIHELLDDLGEVPTIESLIGESPLPPDDPNKEMMGKTEVSLTLTNKFDVPDEANAEMDAKTLLLNTKRLIVDVIRFQPGDTLTEILETVATPEQEAEYQRAMQRRAIRDAKTPEKMKQAKPVVDDSLTLQGKKDKIKSNLQRLGELGKVHPEKKYQDLINDIAKDIRNQRRYRQRRKAELVKLQQTNAGLNSKSNFYNVQIDYYNQYIKTCMDNLASKGKVSKKPGDHKAKKSKQVSQKYTAARLHEKGVLIDIEDLQTNQYKNVIFEISPSEAVGVFDVKAKLMGVHLETLMLEYQDLLQLQYEGVAVMKLFDRATVNVNLLIFLLNKKFYGK from the exons ATGGATTGAGGCGTGTTTAAATGAGGATCTCCCGCCCACCACTGAGCTGGAGGAGGGCCTGAGGAACGGCGTATACCTTGCCAAGCTGGGAAACTTCTTCGCTCCCAGTGTGGTCTCTCTCAAAAGGATCTATGACCGCGAGCAAACACGTTACAAG GCCACTGGGCTCCATTTCAGACACACAGACAATATCATCCAATGGCTGAATGCAATGACAGATAAGGGCCTTCCCAAG ATTTTCTATCCTGAGACGACAGACATCTACGACAGGAAGAACATGCCACGCTGCATCTATTGCATACATGCTCTCAG tctCTACCTGTTTAAACTTGGCCTTGCGCCCCAGATAACAGACCTGTATGGCAAGGTTGCCTTCACAG AGGAGGAGATTAACAACATGAAGAGTGAATTAGAGAAGTACAACATTCAAATGCCAGCATTTAGCAAAATTGGTGGGATTTTAGCCAACGAATTGTCTGTGGATGAGGCAGCAT TGCATGCTGCTGTGATCGCCATCAATGAGGCCATTGACCAGGGAGTCCCTGAGGGCACTCTAGCTGCCATGAGAAACCCAAACGCCATGTTACTGCACCTGGATGAGAGCGCCGCCCAGCATTATCAGGGCACCCTGTTCCAGGCCAAGACTGAGAAAGTGGCCAGTTCCCGAAAAAGA ATTGGAGAGAACTCTGAGGCTGAAAGAGATGCTTACGACGAACTGCTCACACACGCCGAAATTCAGGGCAACATCAGCAAAGTCAACT TGTCCAAAGCCCTGAATTCAGCAGAACAGGCCCTGCTGAGTGGTGATGAGGACAAGCTGTATGATGCTCTCCGTTCCCCAGCTTTGGGCCTGCAGTCTGTACAGGGTCAGAACAAGGGATGGTACCTCAAACAGCTGCTGGCAGATCGTGAGCTGAAGGATCAG AATGCCCCAGGAGAGCCACTGACCAAGGAAGAGTTACAGAGTGGAGTGGAAGCAGCCAATGAGCTTGCAGCAGACTATCAAAAAT tgcTGCGGGCGGTGGAGAGGATTAATGCTGCCATCAGAAAGGGTGTAGCAGAGGAAACAGTTAATGAACTGATGAACCCAGATGCTCAGTTGCCGCAGGTGTACCCGATTGCTGCCGATCTGTACCAAAGAGAACTTGCCAGCCTGCAACAGCAGAGCCCAGAG GGCTCTTTGTCACACCCGGAGCTGCTAGTTGCTGTGGAGATGCTGTCATCTGTGGTGGTGATCAATGAGGCGCTGGATGTAGGGGACCGGCAGGCAGTTTGGAAACAGCTCAGCAGTTCTGTCACCGGCCTCAGCAATGTAGAGGACGAGTATGCCCAGAG GTATATAGATGAGCTGATACGTCTGAAGGCAGCTGCGAGGGAGGAGGGTAGCGATTATCTTTCCTGGAATGACATCCAGGCCTGCGTGGACCAGGTCAACAGTACAATTCAAGAGGAACATGAAA GGATTGCTGCTATTGGTCTGATCAATGAGGCCTTGGATGAGGGTGACCTACAGAAGACAATGGCTGCTTTACAGCACCCTGCTGCCAAGCTAACAGATATAGATCCGTCTTTGGCCCAGCATTATTATGATATACTGCAGGAGGCAAGGAGAGAGAAGGCCCAC GAGTGTGGAGATCCTTCTGCAGTACTTTGGCTAGATGAGATCCAGGATGCCATCCTGAGGGCCAACAAGGACTCTGAAGAAGCTTTGCAGT TCTCTCGGGCGATCCAGTCCATTAATGAGGCTGTGGATAACAGGGACGCTTCTAAGACGCTGGCAGCTCTGCGCTCACCTGCTGCTGGTCTGTATGGAGTCACTCCAGAATGTGCTCAGACATACCAGGATGACTTGTACAAAATCAAGGAGGACAAGAAAAAGGAAG GGGAAAATGGCAGTGAATGGATGAAGCACTGGGTGAAGGGAGGACACAACTACTACTATAACCTGAAGACTGGACAAGGAACCTGGGATGAGTCTGCAGACTTTGTTCCAAACAACACTCAACTCAACAAGGAGGAAATACAG TCTGTTGTGTCAGGAGTAACAACGGCATATAACCGAGAGCAGCTGTGGTTGGCCAACGAGAGTTTGATCGCCAAGCTGCAGGCACGTTGCCGTGGTTTTCTGGTGCGGCGTGGAATGAAAGAACGTCTTGGGTTCTTGGAGTCTCAAGAGGCATCTGTTAAATGCATACAG GCTCACTGGAAAGGCTTTAAGGAGAGAAAAAAGTACAAAGACAGAAAGCAGTACCTGAAGGATCATACAGATGATGCTGTCAAG ATTCAATCAATGGTCAGGATGCAGCAAGCTCGCAAAAAATACAGAGATCGTTTGAAATACTTCAGAGACCAT ATAAATGATGTGGTGAAAATTCAGGCATTTATTCGAGCCAACAAAGCAAGAGATGACTACAAAACACTCA TCAACGCAGACGACCCTCCAATGGCAGTCGTTCGTAAGTTTGTTCACCTGCTGGATCACAGTGACCAGGACTTCCAGGAGGAGCTGGAGCTGATGCGGCTCAGAGAGGAGGTGATCACCAACATCCGCTCCAACCAACAGCTGGAGAACGATCTTAATCTGATGGACATTAAGATTGGCCTACTAGTGAAGAACAAGATCACCCTTCAGGAGGTGGTCTCTCACAGCAAGAAGCTCACCAAGAAGAACAAGGGTGAACTGTCCAACCTCATGATGATGAACAAGCAGAAAGGAGGCCTGAAGGCTCTCAgtaaagagaagagagagaagctgGAGGCATATCAGTTCCTCTTCTATGTCTTGCAG ACCAATCCCACCTATCTGGCCAAGCTGATCTTTCAGATGCCACAGAACAAGTCGACCAAGTTCATGGACTCTGTGATTTTCACATTGTACAATTATGCTTCCAATCAGCGTGAAGAGTACCTCTTGCTCAATCTTTTCAAAACTGCCCTACAAGAAGAAATCAA ATCAAAAGTGGATCAAATCCAGGAGATCGTAACAGGAAACCCGACAGTCATTAAGATGGTGGTGAGCTTTAACAGGGGTGCCCGTGGTCAGAATGCCCTCAGGCAGATCCTGGCTCCTGTAGTGAAGGAAATCATGGATGACAAGACACTCAacatcaaaactgaccctgtCGACATATACAAGAGCTGGGTGAACCAGATGGAGAGCCAAACAGGAGAGGCCAG CAAATTGCCATATGATGTGACACCAGAGCAAGCAATGAGTCACGAGGAGGTTCGAACCCGCCTGGAGGCCTCCATCAAGAATATGAGGACAGTCACAGACAAATTCCTCTCGGCTATAATTGTTTCTGTGGATAAAATTCC ATATGGCATGCGCTTCATTGCTAAGACACTTAAGGACACACTTCATGAAAGGTTCCCTGATGCCACAGAGGATGAGCTCTTGAAG ATTGTTGGCAACCTGCTGTATTACCGCTACATGAATCCTGCCATTGTGGCTCCTGATGCCTTTGATATCATCGACCTATCGGCTGGAGGCCAGCTGACCACGGAGCAGAGACGAAACCTGGGATCCATCGCCAAAATGCTGCAGCATGCCGCCTCCAACAAGATGTTCCTCGGAGACAACGCTCATCTGAACCCCATTAACGAATACCTCTCCAACTCATACCAGAAATTTAG ACGGTTCTTTTTGGCCGCTTGTGATGTCCCCTCTTTGGAAGACAAGTTCAATGTGGATCAATACTCTGACCTGGTCACCTTGACCAAGCCTGTGATCTACATTTCCATTGGGGAGATCATCAACACTCACACG CTTTTACTGGATCACCAGGATGCTATTGCACCGGACCACAATGACCCCATCCATGAGTTGCTAGATGACCTGGGAGAGGTGCCTACCATAGAGTCTTTAATAG gtGAGAGCCCACTTCCACCTGATGATCCCAATAAGGAAATGATGGGTAAGACAGAAGTTTCTCTCACACTCACCAACAAGTTTGATGTTCCTGATGAGGCCAATGCTGAAATGGATGCCAAGACTCTCCTCCTCAA caCCAAGAGGCTTATAGTCGATGTGATCAGGTTCCAGCCAGGAGATACCCTCACTGAGATCCTCGAGACTGTTGCAACACCAGAGCAG GAAGCTGAATACCAGCGTGCCATGCAGCGACGAGCCATTCGTGATGCAAAGACCCCGGAGAAGATGAAGCAAGCCAAACCAGTTGTGGATGACAGTCTTACCTTGCAAGGCAAAAAGGACAAGATCAAGAGCAACCTGCAAAGACTAGGAGAGTTGGGCAAAGTTCACCCTGAGAAGAAATACCAGGATCTTATCAACGACATTGCTAAG GATATCCGGAACCAGAGGCGATATCGTCAGAGACGGAAGGCAGAGCTGGTAAAGCTTCAGCAGACTAATGCTGGTCTGAACTCCAAGAGCAATTTCTACAATGTGCAGATTGACTACTACAATCAGTACATCAAAACCTGCATGGACAATTTAGCCAGCAAGGGCAA AGTGTCTAAGAAACCTGGAGACCATAAGGCTAAGAAGAGTAAGCAGGTATCGCAGAAGTACACAGCAGCTCGTCTGCATGAAAAGGGAGTGCTCATTGACATTGAGGATTTACAGACAAATCA GTATAAGAATGTAATTTTCGAGATCTCCCCATCTGAGGCCGTAGGAGTGTTTGATGTGAAAGCCAAGTTAATGGGAGTCCATTTGGAGACATTAATGCTGGAATACCAG GACCTTCTCCAGCTACAATATGAGGGAGTGGCAGTGATGAAGCTGTTTGATAGAGCTACTGTTAATGTGAACCTTCTCATTTTCCTGCTCAACAAGAAGTTCTATGGCAAATAG